A part of Helicobacter himalayensis genomic DNA contains:
- the flgK gene encoding flagellar hook-associated protein FlgK, translating to MGGILSSLNTSYTGLQAHQVMVDVTGNNISNASDEFYSRQKVVVRPERPIYHQDYNLGRGVSIETIARIHDEFVFSRYRKANEEAQFYDTHFTFLREASAFFPEIDGVGIYNDLEQYFNSWKDLAKNSSDPAQKQVLAKDARTLTQNIADTRRRLEILQKKASDELEVVVKEVNQNAKEIAEINKKLKEMEDGLELKQANELRDRRDELEFNLQALIGANVFKNHLRSDYAIHPMRADFDDEYVLNIGHGFNIVDGAMYHPIILNKENNAQNLNRVYFQGDDFKTIEITEKINQGKAGSLIALYSSGVEGTPIGKIQDYINQLDVFSKGFIEATNAIYAQSASKVVKSDKLDVWRTTALSDTNYNIKEGSFDIIVYNTIGEEMVRKTIEINRITSMNDVVNAINANTDDNKDNNPLNDVDDYFEASFDNVSREFVIQAKDPSKGLYIAIKDNGSNFTGAFGLNKFFEGSNARDIALNREYEKDSTLIRPWLAPVNGNFEVANMMQQLQYENVDFYVNKFEKKNMRITEFFQTLTGRVATQTESTQRTKETKDSVLAAVKKEHLAISQVSIDEEMVNLIKFQGGYAANAKVITTIDRMIETLLGIKQ from the coding sequence ATGGGCGGAATTCTCTCTTCTCTTAACACCTCCTACACCGGCTTGCAAGCTCATCAGGTGATGGTAGATGTAACGGGAAATAATATCTCAAATGCAAGCGATGAATTTTACAGCAGACAAAAAGTAGTCGTGCGCCCAGAGCGCCCAATATACCACCAAGACTACAATCTTGGGCGTGGTGTAAGCATCGAGACAATCGCTAGAATCCACGATGAATTTGTATTCTCGCGCTATCGCAAGGCAAATGAGGAAGCGCAGTTTTATGATACACATTTTACTTTTTTGCGTGAAGCAAGTGCGTTTTTCCCAGAAATCGATGGTGTGGGAATCTACAATGATTTAGAGCAGTATTTTAACTCGTGGAAGGATTTAGCCAAAAATTCTAGTGACCCAGCTCAAAAGCAAGTCTTAGCAAAAGATGCCAGAACGCTTACCCAAAATATCGCAGACACGCGCAGACGACTTGAAATCCTGCAAAAAAAGGCAAGTGATGAGCTAGAAGTCGTGGTAAAAGAAGTCAATCAAAATGCCAAAGAAATTGCAGAAATCAATAAAAAACTCAAAGAAATGGAAGATGGCTTAGAGCTCAAGCAAGCAAATGAATTGCGCGATAGACGCGATGAGCTGGAGTTTAACCTTCAAGCACTTATCGGCGCAAATGTGTTTAAAAACCACCTAAGAAGCGATTATGCAATCCACCCTATGCGCGCGGATTTTGATGATGAATATGTGCTAAATATCGGACATGGATTTAATATTGTAGATGGCGCGATGTATCACCCTATCATTTTAAATAAAGAAAATAACGCACAGAATCTTAATCGTGTGTATTTTCAAGGCGATGATTTTAAAACTATTGAAATCACAGAAAAAATCAATCAGGGCAAAGCTGGCTCACTCATCGCGCTGTATAGCTCGGGGGTGGAAGGTACACCAATTGGGAAAATACAAGATTATATCAACCAGCTTGATGTGTTTTCAAAAGGCTTTATCGAAGCGACAAACGCCATTTATGCGCAAAGTGCTTCAAAAGTCGTTAAGAGCGATAAGCTTGATGTGTGGCGCACAACGGCTTTGAGCGATACGAATTATAATATTAAAGAAGGGAGCTTTGATATTATTGTTTATAACACCATAGGCGAGGAGATGGTGCGAAAGACTATTGAGATAAATCGCATCACTTCAATGAACGATGTCGTCAATGCCATAAACGCTAACACCGATGACAATAAAGACAATAATCCGCTTAATGATGTTGATGACTATTTTGAGGCGTCTTTTGATAATGTTTCAAGGGAGTTTGTAATCCAAGCAAAAGACCCTTCAAAGGGGCTGTATATAGCGATTAAAGATAATGGTAGTAATTTCACAGGCGCATTTGGGCTTAATAAATTTTTTGAAGGCTCGAATGCAAGAGATATTGCGCTTAATCGAGAATATGAAAAAGATTCTACTCTTATCCGTCCGTGGCTTGCCCCTGTGAATGGGAATTTTGAAGTGGCAAATATGATGCAGCAGCTTCAATATGAGAATGTGGATTTTTATGTCAATAAATTTGAGAAGAAAAATATGCGTATCACGGAGTTTTTTCAAACGCTCACAGGGCGCGTGGCTACGCAAACAGAATCTACGCAGCGCACAAAAGAGACTAAAGATTCTGTTTTAGCGGCGGTGAAAAAGGAGCATTTGGCGATTTCTCAAGTAAGCATTGATGAGGAGATGGTAAATCTTATCAAATTCCAAGGTGGCTATGCAGCAAATG
- a CDS encoding flagellar biosynthesis anti-sigma factor FlgM — protein MITGINANFAATNSLQGNKDLQRAYAQNAETSENNTLANVANASADKVSQIKEQIANGSYKLDMDKTSRKMAQDLLNI, from the coding sequence ATGATTACAGGCATAAATGCAAATTTCGCAGCGACAAACTCACTGCAAGGCAATAAAGATTTACAACGCGCATATGCGCAAAATGCTGAAACTAGTGAGAACAACACACTTGCAAATGTAGCAAACGCAAGTGCTGATAAAGTAAGCCAAATCAAAGAGCAGATAGCAAATGGTAGTTATAAGCTTGATATGGATAAAACTTCAAGGAAAATGGCACAAGACTTGCTTAACATTTAA
- the thrC gene encoding threonine synthase yields MTKLLQTRGEGEVANTEFLQALLSPSASFGGLFTLGFVPKIDSSELTHLTTLSYKALCKRIFELLDLGINEGLLESALKNYEKFDTFTATNAPLTLKKYDDYLFISELYHGPTRAFKDMALQPFGSIINSLAKDNKREYLILCATSGDTGPATLEAFADSQNVKVVCLYPQNGTSDVQRLQMVTQKSENLKVIGIEGDFDTAQNALKNLLKDEAFKSALQAKGLHLSAANSVNIGRVVFQIIYHIWNYCELVRSGEIALGEGVNAIVPSGNFGNILGAFYAKKLGIPFAKLISASNPNKILYEFITTGIYNIRNRALIKSDSPAMDILKSSNVERVLFELFGAERTRECMQGLEKEGIYALTSSELALLQNEFGASFCDDGECEVLIKEAFLHGMLIDPHTACGIKAYKEFMSAQECESKRTKFVLCSTAEWSKFAPIVAKALKRGSSTQDSKDSKGFAILDDKEAINSILAECKKLGHENVALHPEISALFEKKISQNTNLGVSQLKESILQWL; encoded by the coding sequence ATGACAAAATTACTGCAAACTCGAGGAGAAGGCGAAGTTGCAAATACAGAATTTTTGCAGGCGTTATTAAGCCCATCAGCAAGCTTTGGCGGACTTTTTACGCTAGGTTTTGTGCCAAAGATAGATTCTAGCGAGCTAACGCATTTGACAACACTTTCTTACAAAGCACTTTGCAAACGCATTTTTGAACTGCTAGATTTAGGCATTAATGAAGGATTATTAGAATCTGCGCTAAAAAATTATGAAAAATTTGATACTTTTACCGCTACAAATGCTCCGCTTACGCTAAAAAAATATGATGATTACTTGTTTATTTCAGAGCTTTATCACGGACCTACGCGCGCTTTTAAGGATATGGCGTTGCAGCCTTTTGGAAGCATTATTAATAGTTTGGCAAAAGATAATAAGCGTGAGTATCTTATTTTATGCGCGACAAGTGGCGATACGGGACCAGCGACTTTGGAGGCGTTTGCAGATTCTCAAAATGTCAAGGTTGTGTGCTTATATCCACAAAATGGCACTTCAGATGTGCAACGTTTGCAAATGGTGACGCAAAAAAGTGAGAATCTTAAAGTCATAGGCATTGAAGGGGATTTTGATACTGCGCAAAATGCGTTAAAAAATCTTTTGAAAGATGAGGCATTTAAAAGCGCATTGCAGGCAAAAGGCTTGCATCTTAGTGCGGCAAATTCTGTAAATATTGGGCGCGTGGTTTTTCAGATAATCTATCATATTTGGAATTACTGCGAGCTTGTAAGAAGTGGTGAAATCGCGCTTGGTGAAGGCGTGAATGCGATTGTGCCGAGTGGGAATTTTGGCAATATTTTGGGCGCATTTTATGCCAAAAAGCTTGGAATTCCTTTTGCTAAGCTTATAAGCGCATCAAATCCAAATAAGATTCTCTATGAGTTTATAACCACGGGAATCTATAATATCCGCAATCGTGCGCTAATCAAGTCAGATTCCCCAGCGATGGATATTTTGAAGAGTTCAAATGTGGAACGAGTATTGTTTGAGCTTTTTGGTGCAGAACGCACGAGGGAATGTATGCAGGGGCTTGAAAAAGAGGGAATCTATGCGCTTACATCTAGCGAATTGGCGTTGTTGCAGAATGAGTTTGGCGCGAGTTTTTGTGATGATGGCGAGTGTGAGGTGTTGATAAAAGAGGCGTTTTTGCACGGAATGCTAATTGACCCTCACACTGCCTGTGGCATCAAGGCGTATAAGGAGTTTATGAGTGCGCAAGAGTGTGAATCTAAAAGGACAAAATTTGTGCTTTGCTCGACTGCGGAATGGAGTAAATTTGCACCCATTGTGGCAAAGGCACTCAAAAGAGGTTCTAGCACGCAAGATTCTAAAGATTCTAAGGGCTTTGCAATCTTAGATGATAAAGAAGCCATTAATTCTATCCTTGCGGAATGCAAAAAGCTTGGGCACGAAAATGTGGCGTTGCACCCAGAGATTTCGGCGCTATTTGAGAAAAAAATAAGCCAAAATACAAATCTTGGGGTAAGCCAGCTTAAAGAGAGCATTTTACAATGGCTATAA
- a CDS encoding cysteine ABC transporter substrate-binding protein, with the protein MKKLFKFTLGIMFALTMGVFFSACGEDSKKQEVSALERIKQRQEVFIGVFGDKPPFGYIDSQGENAGFDVILAKRITKDLLGDEKKAKFIVVEAANRVEFLRSNKVDIIMANFTKTPEREKVVDFAKPYMKVSLGVVSKNGAIEDIKELEDKTLIVNKGTTADFYFSKNFPNLKILKFEQNTEAFSALKDGRGDALAHDNTLLFAWAKENPSFKVGIKELGENDVIAPAVKKDNKELLEWLDSEISALIEEGFLLQAYESTLAPAYSDEIHASDVVF; encoded by the coding sequence ATGAAAAAACTCTTTAAATTCACACTAGGCATTATGTTTGCTTTGACAATGGGCGTATTTTTTAGCGCGTGTGGCGAAGATTCTAAAAAACAAGAAGTTAGCGCACTTGAGCGTATTAAACAGCGTCAAGAGGTGTTTATCGGTGTATTTGGCGATAAGCCACCATTTGGCTATATTGATTCTCAAGGGGAAAATGCAGGCTTTGATGTGATTCTTGCAAAGCGCATTACAAAGGATTTGCTAGGTGATGAAAAGAAGGCAAAATTCATCGTTGTAGAAGCGGCAAATCGCGTGGAATTTTTGCGCTCAAACAAAGTGGATATTATCATGGCAAACTTCACAAAAACGCCTGAACGCGAAAAAGTCGTAGATTTTGCAAAGCCTTATATGAAAGTCTCTTTGGGCGTAGTAAGCAAAAATGGCGCAATAGAAGATATCAAGGAGCTTGAAGACAAAACTTTAATTGTCAATAAAGGCACGACAGCGGATTTTTACTTTAGCAAAAATTTCCCGAATCTAAAGATTCTCAAATTCGAGCAAAACACGGAGGCTTTTAGCGCGTTAAAAGACGGCAGAGGCGATGCGCTCGCGCACGACAACACCTTGCTTTTTGCGTGGGCGAAGGAAAATCCAAGCTTTAAAGTTGGCATTAAAGAGCTAGGCGAAAATGATGTCATCGCGCCAGCGGTAAAAAAGGACAATAAAGAATTGTTGGAATGGCTAGATTCTGAAATTTCTGCGCTTATTGAAGAGGGTTTTTTGCTCCAAGCGTATGAAAGCACACTCGCACCTGCATATAGCGATGAAATCCACGCGAGCGATGTGGTGTTCTAA
- the queF gene encoding preQ(1) synthase: MPDSKSSNQRHRIQDSLSLLGAKNVSYPQTYSPQILETFENKHSEVDYFVKFNCPEFTSLCPITGQPDFASIYISYIPALKMVESKSLKLYLFSFRNHGGFHEDCINIIAKDLIKLMKPKYLEVWGKFTPRGGISIDPYANYGIPNTKYEQMAQHRLLNHDLYPEKIDNR; the protein is encoded by the coding sequence ATGCCAGATTCTAAAAGTTCCAACCAACGTCACAGAATCCAAGATTCCCTCTCTTTGTTAGGCGCAAAAAATGTGAGCTATCCGCAAACTTACAGCCCGCAAATACTTGAAACTTTTGAAAACAAGCACTCTGAAGTAGATTATTTTGTGAAATTTAATTGTCCAGAATTTACCTCGCTTTGCCCCATCACAGGACAGCCAGACTTCGCTAGTATTTATATTAGCTATATTCCAGCGCTTAAAATGGTGGAATCCAAATCGCTTAAGCTTTATCTCTTCTCATTCCGCAACCACGGGGGTTTCCACGAGGATTGTATAAATATTATTGCTAAGGATTTGATTAAGCTTATGAAGCCAAAATATTTAGAAGTTTGGGGGAAATTTACTCCGCGCGGGGGCATTAGCATTGATCCGTATGCTAATTATGGAATCCCAAATACAAAATATGAGCAAATGGCGCAACATAGGCTTTTAAACCACGATTTGTATCCAGAAAAAATTGATAATCGATAA
- a CDS encoding dynamin family protein, whose product MGILEKFIAELSVLKNTQNLDSALNMQEFQNPSAHDTHFDAHAQELQALILQTQNLLAGLELLDTKSAQILARLQAKVDSKLKIAVIGQFSSGKSTFLNALFGEEFLPSGIIPLTSKVCEIGYGKHLCLEILYKDGSNAFESLEVLEQISPQENEKIASYKVFAPLEILKEMSFFDTPGFNSQNQNDTDTTNALLEEVDGVIWLSLIDNVGKLSEKEILNTHIKKYNTKALCVLNQKDRLKNESEVQISLEYAKSAFRGIFSEFIAISAKDALESKRTQDCKKQAQKFADSNIQSILDFINNSLIPLRENARKESILNALKILLLDSVTSLRGKNYALCNYEAFLDSQIALFAFQNPLAKKAQEECLRVYNLADSLLDSLSRAIFAGIVKENIDFLRDKKNSFGIKKSFFVAKEVSILPKDTILRSFDSQSEFFREAKKITFRELEKLFISAFLECEMAHNERLQENLGQDLMDLMKNFSAQTSHIFLHAQTKLSAKTSALETLLHTNFSNAISFVCAELDSLIWRGVRNFSKNEKFPLFEPSLENIRELLNRAFCFEEFLQKLFLQNNIANESLSYLTHEIEAVKQAQNLAEKKRKNRLKARKILAHIKIL is encoded by the coding sequence ATGGGTATTTTGGAAAAATTTATTGCTGAACTAAGTGTTTTAAAAAATACCCAAAATTTAGATTCTGCGCTAAATATGCAAGAATTTCAGAATCCCAGCGCACACGATACGCATTTTGACGCGCACGCACAGGAATTGCAGGCACTTATTTTGCAGACGCAAAATCTTTTGGCAGGTTTGGAATTGCTGGATACAAAAAGCGCGCAGATTTTAGCGCGTTTGCAAGCAAAAGTTGATTCTAAGCTTAAAATCGCAGTGATTGGGCAGTTTTCGAGCGGAAAAAGTACTTTTTTAAACGCACTTTTTGGGGAGGAATTTTTGCCAAGTGGGATTATCCCCCTCACCTCAAAAGTGTGTGAAATAGGCTACGGTAAGCATTTGTGCCTAGAGATTTTATACAAAGATGGCTCAAATGCATTTGAAAGTTTGGAAGTTTTGGAGCAAATTTCCCCACAAGAAAATGAGAAAATCGCCTCTTACAAGGTTTTTGCTCCATTAGAAATTCTCAAAGAAATGAGCTTTTTTGACACGCCGGGCTTTAATTCACAAAATCAAAACGACACAGACACGACAAACGCCTTGCTAGAGGAAGTTGATGGGGTTATTTGGCTAAGTCTTATTGATAATGTCGGCAAATTAAGCGAGAAAGAAATTTTAAACACGCATATTAAAAAATACAACACAAAGGCGCTTTGCGTGCTTAATCAAAAAGATAGACTCAAAAATGAATCTGAAGTGCAGATAAGCCTTGAATACGCAAAGAGCGCGTTTAGAGGGATTTTTAGCGAGTTTATAGCGATTTCTGCAAAAGATGCGCTTGAATCTAAGCGCACGCAAGATTGCAAAAAGCAAGCTCAAAAATTTGCAGATTCTAATATACAAAGTATTTTGGACTTTATCAACAATTCGCTTATCCCACTGCGCGAAAATGCGCGTAAGGAAAGCATTCTAAATGCACTCAAAATACTGCTTTTAGATTCTGTAACTTCTTTGCGTGGGAAAAATTACGCGTTGTGTAATTATGAAGCGTTTTTAGATTCTCAAATTGCGCTTTTTGCATTTCAAAATCCACTTGCAAAAAAGGCGCAAGAAGAGTGTCTGAGAGTGTATAATCTCGCAGATTCTTTGCTTGATAGCCTCTCTCGCGCGATTTTTGCGGGGATTGTCAAGGAAAATATAGATTTTTTGAGAGATAAGAAAAATTCCTTTGGGATAAAAAAATCTTTTTTTGTTGCAAAGGAAGTTTCCATACTGCCAAAAGATACGATTTTACGCAGCTTTGATTCTCAAAGCGAGTTTTTTAGAGAGGCAAAAAAGATTACTTTTAGGGAATTAGAAAAGCTTTTCATAAGCGCGTTTTTGGAGTGTGAAATGGCGCACAATGAGAGGTTGCAAGAAAATCTAGGGCAGGATTTAATGGATTTGATGAAAAATTTTAGCGCGCAAACTTCGCATATTTTTTTACACGCCCAAACAAAACTTAGTGCTAAAACTTCCGCGCTTGAAACACTTTTGCATACAAATTTTAGCAATGCCATTAGCTTTGTGTGCGCGGAGCTAGATTCTCTTATTTGGCGTGGTGTGCGTAACTTTAGCAAGAATGAAAAATTCCCACTTTTTGAGCCAAGCCTTGAAAATATTAGAGAGTTGCTAAATCGCGCATTTTGCTTTGAGGAATTTTTACAAAAACTTTTTTTGCAAAACAATATCGCTAATGAATCGCTTTCCTACCTCACGCACGAAATAGAAGCTGTGAAGCAAGCACAGAATCTTGCAGAAAAAAAGCGCAAAAATAGATTGAAAGCAAGAAAAATCCTTGCCCATATCAAAATCCTATAA
- a CDS encoding dynamin family protein, with product MSQTLHNPQNQEIFTKILSCQSEQIAIILAFSQDVSAQYLQSEVIQELFCELGEILSAQNLTRIAKCSQEVLPKLESYALLAINSALKKIQNAKICESTHIITMQEKIKNLLQENFLQPSEIKEQFFGITKEIQAFFTNTQFEDTQITQATEFTMQNLINGHFSIGVSGVLSAGKSTFLNALLGEEILSTSTIPETANLTILQYGAQKSAQVRFWSKEEWEDLCAQKDVDIRQFIKETQELFGTNLEGYCTQPARVEEISLESLSTYTSANHKDKFCNLVREVRLNLPLKFLEQNVSIVDTPGLDDPITKREEITKSYLVHCDLLIHLMNASCAATQTDIDFILETLSERNISRLLVVLTHADLISQKELEQSLNYTKQSLRAQITKLSAKIDVSEMLSRITFIPLCGHDALLHRINDSARTPKVVLEKTGILEIEQYLQALLFGENSLKLRDMLYLAIKALQKLVRGKKADLELESSLLFVSDSQLQEKISEIKAQNDSLHSQAKSAKEAILAKFEELKNAFNTMQNAINADLQSQRERLCERICGNITYDREQKRAFEADLLQDSLLIGLKDIFTDTTRGFKFHLNTKISQTLKELQNEGFVGESELLNAPTFSFYAKDSQVALFAKNLSAQIAKYVKAREFQAPIQKAFGEVFAEFEKIIFEKSVQIKSENLAFFDSIAQNAYKAYEEQIAHTNALLNQTLARREEGKNKNLEKEMNALQENLSNISHKLDSLRAFLEM from the coding sequence ATGAGCCAAACACTTCACAATCCTCAAAATCAAGAGATTTTCACAAAAATTTTATCCTGTCAAAGCGAGCAAATCGCTATAATATTAGCTTTTAGCCAAGATGTAAGCGCGCAGTATTTGCAAAGCGAAGTGATACAAGAGCTTTTTTGTGAGCTAGGAGAAATACTTAGTGCGCAAAATCTTACGCGTATTGCAAAGTGCAGCCAAGAAGTCTTGCCAAAATTGGAATCTTACGCGCTTTTAGCAATAAATTCCGCGCTAAAAAAAATCCAAAACGCCAAAATTTGTGAAAGCACGCATATCATCACAATGCAGGAAAAAATCAAAAATCTTTTGCAAGAAAATTTTTTGCAGCCAAGTGAGATAAAAGAGCAGTTTTTTGGTATCACAAAGGAGATTCAGGCATTTTTCACAAACACGCAATTTGAAGACACACAAATCACTCAAGCCACAGAATTCACAATGCAAAATCTCATAAATGGGCATTTTAGTATCGGTGTGAGCGGGGTTTTGAGCGCGGGGAAAAGCACTTTTTTAAACGCACTTTTGGGGGAGGAGATTTTAAGCACTTCCACAATCCCAGAAACTGCAAATCTCACAATTTTGCAATATGGTGCGCAAAAAAGCGCTCAAGTGCGCTTTTGGAGCAAGGAGGAGTGGGAGGATTTATGCGCGCAAAAAGATGTGGATATTAGGCAATTTATTAAGGAGACACAAGAACTTTTTGGCACAAATCTTGAGGGCTATTGCACCCAACCAGCGCGTGTTGAGGAGATTTCTCTAGAATCTTTAAGCACTTATACTTCGGCTAATCATAAAGATAAATTTTGCAATCTCGTGCGTGAAGTGCGCTTAAACTTGCCCCTAAAATTTTTAGAGCAAAATGTCTCTATTGTTGATACACCCGGTCTTGATGACCCCATCACAAAGAGAGAGGAGATTACAAAAAGCTATTTGGTGCATTGTGATTTGCTTATACATTTGATGAATGCCAGCTGTGCGGCTACACAGACAGATATTGATTTTATTTTAGAGACTTTAAGTGAGCGCAATATTTCGCGTTTGCTTGTGGTGCTCACACACGCGGATTTGATTAGTCAAAAAGAATTAGAGCAAAGTCTTAATTACACAAAGCAAAGCCTGCGCGCACAAATTACTAAACTTTCGGCAAAAATTGATGTTTCAGAAATGCTTTCACGCATTACTTTTATCCCGCTTTGTGGGCACGATGCACTTTTGCATAGAATAAATGATAGCGCACGCACGCCAAAAGTTGTGCTAGAAAAGACAGGAATTTTAGAAATTGAGCAGTATTTGCAGGCTTTGCTTTTTGGGGAAAATAGCCTAAAATTGCGCGATATGCTTTATCTTGCGATAAAAGCATTACAAAAGCTTGTAAGGGGCAAAAAAGCGGATTTGGAGCTAGAATCCAGCCTACTTTTTGTTTCAGATTCCCAATTGCAAGAAAAAATTTCAGAGATTAAAGCGCAAAACGATTCCTTACACTCACAGGCAAAGAGCGCAAAAGAGGCGATTTTAGCAAAGTTTGAGGAGCTAAAAAATGCTTTTAACACAATGCAAAATGCCATCAATGCAGATTTACAAAGCCAAAGGGAGCGATTGTGCGAGCGCATTTGTGGCAATATTACTTATGATAGGGAGCAAAAGCGCGCGTTTGAGGCGGATCTTTTGCAAGATTCTCTGCTTATTGGATTAAAAGATATTTTTACAGATACCACACGTGGATTTAAATTTCATCTTAACACCAAAATTTCTCAAACACTTAAAGAGCTTCAAAATGAGGGTTTTGTGGGGGAATCTGAACTCTTAAACGCGCCAACTTTTAGCTTTTATGCTAAAGATTCTCAAGTAGCACTTTTTGCCAAAAATTTAAGCGCACAAATTGCAAAATATGTGAAAGCAAGGGAATTTCAAGCACCTATACAAAAAGCTTTTGGGGAAGTTTTTGCAGAATTTGAAAAAATCATTTTTGAAAAAAGCGTGCAGATAAAGAGTGAAAATCTTGCCTTTTTTGATTCTATCGCGCAAAATGCCTATAAAGCGTATGAGGAGCAAATCGCGCATACAAATGCGCTTTTAAATCAAACACTTGCAAGGCGCGAGGAGGGGAAAAATAAAAATTTAGAAAAAGAGATGAACGCGTTGCAAGAAAATCTTTCAAACATTAGCCACAAGCTAGATTCTCTGCGGGCATTTTTGGAGATGTAA
- a CDS encoding CiaD-like domain-containing protein, giving the protein MELKDIILETISSLESTQSLQESSEIQEVGKSKENAPLDSTCQSFETFNNRDSSQPLVSFTPKCALNRQSGVSKAPSEFAPSVLSVINEPKRKEALNDEVQFLSLLQERLLVLFEGFNGQDLQSNKQFEMVLNFLQYQLSVIERRLEILSQTN; this is encoded by the coding sequence ATGGAACTAAAAGATATTATTTTGGAGACAATTAGCTCGCTTGAATCTACGCAAAGCCTGCAAGAATCTAGTGAAATCCAAGAAGTTGGTAAATCTAAAGAAAATGCGCCCTTAGATTCCACGTGCCAGAGTTTTGAGACATTCAACAATCGAGATTCTAGCCAACCACTCGTTTCATTTACGCCAAAGTGCGCACTTAATCGCCAAAGCGGTGTGTCAAAAGCCCCAAGCGAGTTTGCGCCATCTGTGCTTTCAGTCATCAATGAGCCAAAGCGCAAAGAAGCACTCAATGATGAGGTGCAATTCCTTTCACTCCTCCAAGAGCGCTTGCTCGTGCTGTTTGAAGGGTTTAATGGACAGGATTTGCAATCAAATAAGCAATTTGAAATGGTACTAAATTTTTTGCAATACCAATTAAGCGTGATTGAGCGACGTTTAGAAATCCTCTCTCAAACAAACTAG